In Phaeobacter piscinae, one genomic interval encodes:
- the efp gene encoding elongation factor P — MPKINGNEIRPGNVLEHNGGLWAAVKVDHVKPGKGGAFAQVEMRNLRNGSKLNERFRSADKVEKVRLEQKDQQFLYESDGMLVFMDAETYEQIELPAELLGDRRPFLQDGMTIVVEFHDDEALNATVPQKVTCKIVETEPVVKGQTAANSFKPAILDNGVKVMVPPFVGQDEMIIVNTETMEYSERA, encoded by the coding sequence ATGCCCAAAATCAACGGTAACGAGATCCGCCCCGGCAATGTTCTCGAGCACAATGGCGGTCTGTGGGCCGCTGTCAAAGTCGATCACGTCAAGCCCGGCAAGGGCGGCGCCTTTGCTCAGGTCGAGATGCGCAACCTGCGCAACGGCTCCAAACTGAACGAGCGTTTCCGCAGCGCTGACAAGGTCGAGAAGGTTCGTCTGGAGCAGAAAGATCAGCAGTTCCTCTATGAGAGTGACGGCATGCTGGTGTTCATGGATGCTGAAACCTACGAGCAGATCGAACTGCCCGCAGAGCTCTTGGGCGACCGCCGTCCGTTTCTGCAGGATGGCATGACCATCGTTGTTGAATTCCACGACGACGAGGCGCTGAACGCCACCGTGCCGCAGAAAGTCACCTGCAAGATCGTCGAGACCGAGCCGGTCGTCAAAGGGCAGACCGCCGCCAACTCTTTCAAGCCGGCGATCCTTGATAATGGCGTGAAGGTCATGGTGCCGCCCTTCGTCGGTCAGGACGAGATGATCATCGTCAATACCGAGACCATGGAATATTCTGAACGCGCATAA